One window of Nicotiana tomentosiformis chromosome 11, ASM39032v3, whole genome shotgun sequence genomic DNA carries:
- the LOC138901504 gene encoding uncharacterized protein, protein MAPYEALYERRCRSLVGWFELGEARLLGIDLVQDALDKVKLIQERLRTVQSRQKSYDDRKVRDVSYMVGEKLGYLMVDIELLALFELFNQLEWYNIIWSLKVETHCRVNKRLEVWRQTLESKGVKLNKTKIEYLECKFSGATLEDDEDVRLDSQDIPKREFQVLGSIIQGNGEIEEDGTHRFGVGWIQWRPISGVLCDKNIPP, encoded by the exons atggctccgtacgaggctttgtatgagagacggtgtagatctctggttggttggtttgagctgggggaGGCTAGACTACtgggtattgacttggttcaggatgccttggacaaggttaaattgattcaggagcggcttcgcacggtgcagtccagacagaagagctatgatGACAGGAaagtccgtgatgtgtcttacatggtgggggagaag ttgggatatctaatggtagatATTGAATTGTTGGCGTTATTTGAGCTCTTTAATCAGTTAGAGTGGTATAATATTATTTGGAGCTTGAAGGTTGAG ACTCATTGTCGTGTTAACAAAAGGTTGGAGGTATGGAGACAGACCTTGGAGTCTAAAGGTGTCAAGTTGAACAAGACCAaaatagaatacttggagtgcaagttcagtggtgCTACTCTGGAAGATGACGAAGACGTGAGGCTCGATTCACAAGACATCCCTAAGAGAGAGTTTCAAGTACTTGGGTCTATTATACAAGGGAATGGGGAGATTGAAGAGGATGGCACACACCGTTTTGGTGTGGGATGGATACAATGGAGGCCCATTTctggtgttttgtgtgataagaatataCCACCataa